One part of the Quercus lobata isolate SW786 chromosome 7, ValleyOak3.0 Primary Assembly, whole genome shotgun sequence genome encodes these proteins:
- the LOC115952707 gene encoding pentatricopeptide repeat-containing protein At2g35030, mitochondrial, giving the protein MLAIFRVSTNVTVRQFSNILRSPIFNCCVQYVIPLQCNLSIFCGRPRIDLYHSMNMPGMAKFEIPRRDSSANSYLARTNWLITKFFREGRIGDARRVFDQMCERDVVTWTTVITGYVKRGMVEEARRLFDRVDAKKNVVTWTALVGGYVRLKRFKEAESLFYEMPVKNVVSWNTMIDGYARDGKVDLALDLFDRMPERNVVTWNTVITVLAQCGRIDEAQRFFERMPERDVISWTAMVAGLSKNGRIEEARLLFDRMPERNVVSWNAIITGYAQNKKLDEALSLFERMPERDMPSWNTMITGFIRNGELGRAWKLFNEMPQKNVISWTAIITGYIQDGQSEEALKIFSKMLEANGVKPNEGTFVTVLGACSDLAGLSEGQQIHQMISKTVYQGCAFVVSALINMYSKCGELGAARKMFDDGLTSHRDLISWNGMIAAYAHHGCGIEAISLFNEMRELGVQPDDVTYVGLLSACSHAGLVEEGLKYFDELVKDGSIIVREDHYTCLVDLCGRAGRLKEAFDFIKQLRNKPSASIWGALLAGCNVHGDVNIGKLAAKDLLEVESKNTGTYLLLSNIYASAGKWREAANMRLKMKDKGLKKQPGCSWIEIGNRPYVFVVGDSNSQSELICSLLHDLHGKMKKVGYVPHDDLIVDEDFAIT; this is encoded by the coding sequence ATGTTAGCAATTTTTCGAGTATCAACCAATGTGACAGTGAGACAATTCAGCAATATCCTTAGATCACCCATTTTCAACTGTTGTGTCCAATATGTTATTCCATTACAGTGCAATCTTAGTATTTTTTGTGGAAGACCCAGAATTGATCTTTATCACTCGATGAATATGCCTGGAATGGCCAAATTTGAGATACCCAGAAGAGATTCTAGTGCCAATTCGTATTTGGCAAGGACTAATTGGCTGATCACCAAGTTTTTTAGAGAGGGAAGAATTGGGGATGCACGCCGAGTGTTCGATCAAATGTGTGAGAGAGATGTGGTCACTTGGACAACGGTGATCACGGGGTATGTTAAGCGTGGGATGGTTGAGGAGGCGAGGAGGTTGTTTGATAGAGTGGATGCTAAGAAGAATGTGGTTACTTGGACTGCTTTGGTTGGTGGGTATGTAAGGTTGAAAAGGTTTAAGGAAGCTGAGAGTTTGTTTTATGAGATGCCGGTTAAGAATGTGGTTTCTTGGAACACAATGATTGATGGGTATGCGAGAGATGGTAAAGTTGATTTGGCTTTGGACTTGTTTGATAGGATGCCAGAAAGGAATGTGGTTACGTGGAATACTGTTATTACGGTGTTGGCGCAATGTGGGAGGATTGATGAGGCACAGAGGTTTTTTGAACGGATGCCTGAGAGGGATGTGATTTCATGGACGGCAATGGTTGCGGGTTTGTCAAAAAATGGTAGGATTGAGGAGGCGCGGTTACTTTTTGATAGGATGCCTGAAAGGAATGTGGTTTCATGGAATGCTATAATTACCGGTTATGCACAGAATAAGAAGTTGGATGAGGCTCTTAGCTTGTTTGAGAGAATGCCTGAGAGGGATATGCCCTCATGGAATACCATGATTACGGGATTTATTCGGAATGGGGAGTTAGGTAGGGCTTGGAAGTTGTTTAATGAAATGCCCCAAAAGAATGTCATATCTTGGACTGCGATTATCACAGGGTATATTCAAGATGGGCAAAGTGAAGAAGCCTTGAAGATTTTCTCCAAAATGCTGGAGGCCAATGGGGTGAAACCTAATGAGGGAACTTTTGTAACAGTTTTGGGTGCTTGTAGTGATCTAGCAGGTCTTAGTGAGGGACAACAAATTCATCAGATGATAAGTAAAACAGTCTATCAAGGTTGTGCATTTGTGGTATCAGCACTCATAAACATGTATTCAAAGTGTGGAGAGTTGGGTGCTGCTAGAAAGATGTTTGATGATGGGCTGACAAGTCATAGGGATTTGATTTCTTGGAATGGCATGATTGCAGCTTATGCGCACCATGGATGTGGCATAGAGGCAATTAGTTTGTTTAATGAAATGAGGGAATTAGGGGTCCAGCCTGATGATGTCACCTATGTGGGGTTGCTCTCAGCATGTAGCCATGCTGGTTTGGTGGAGGAGGGGCTAAAATACTTTGATGAGCTTGTGAAAGATGGGTCCATAATCGTGAGAGAAGATCACTACACATGCTTGGTTGATCTCTGTGGCCGTGCAGGGAGGCTTAAAGAggcttttgattttataaagcAGCTAAGGAACAAACCATCAGCATCTATTTGGGGGGCTCTACTTGCTGGATGTAATGTTCATGGGGATGTGAACATAGGGAAGCTAGCTGCAAAAGACCTTTTAGAAGTGGAGTCAAAGAATACAGGCACTTATCTATTGTTGTCTAACATATATGCTTCAGCTGGGAAATGGAGGGAAGCAGCCAATATGAGGTTGAAAATGAAGGATAAGGGGTTGAAAAAGCAACCTGGGTGCAGTTGGATAGAAATTGGGAATAGACCATATGTGTTTGTAGTTGGTGATTCTAATAGTCAATCTGAGCTTATTTGTTCTttacttcatgatcttcatggaaaaatgaagaaggttGGATATGTACCACATGATGATTTGATAGTGGATGAGGATTTTGCAATAACATAA
- the LOC115952708 gene encoding uncharacterized protein LOC115952708, which produces MAVPWAMTLWMAKMVWMALSGWVSSCLTVADEVAGSLRSGDIGAFHVG; this is translated from the coding sequence ATGGCAGTGCCATGGGCCATGACTCTGTGGATGGCAAAGATGGTTTGGATGGCTCTGTCTGGGTGGGTGTCTTCCTGTTTGACTGTTGCTGATGAGGTTGCTGGCTCTCTTAGAAGCGGTGATATTGGAGCCTTCCATGTTGGCTGA
- the LOC115954097 gene encoding uncharacterized protein At5g39865 — translation MGCSSSKHNTHFSAELPSSNPSPSSSSYSASASQSHSHSSNSSPPVPRPLSLPTSLVHHPPLRKGDTRHLVSLTSTTYGSLLHIDPPKPHQNPTFKTPIPQPDPYTNPNPEEQQHSLSPVSVINTWELMDGLEDDCELPSSSIFDRPIVIQKKPSSCRYPSSDGSVPKLFDLIESTKKSELLSLKSSSPVKPLWQHLSEEALLSKMDPNVVSSYRRALSSRQLNYATSPKDIARSLGSSPMTGSYSFSNSWYSLPGCEDKVVIYFTSLRGIRKTYEDCCSVRMILRGFRVPVDERDISMDAEYRKELQRALGGKAMSLPQVFIRGKYVGGAEEVKQLNEVGELSNLLEGFPMRDPGSVCVGCGDARFVPCPNCNGSRKVFEEEEGELKRCPDCNENGLIRCPGCCCS, via the coding sequence ATGGGTTGCTCTTCTTCAAAACACAACACCCATTTCTCAGCAGAACTCCCATCATCTAACCCTtcaccatcatcatcctcataTTCTGCCTCAGCTTCACAATCACACTCACACTCTTCAAATTCATCACCACCAGTCCCcagacctctctctctcccaaccTCACTTGTCCACCACCCACCTCTCAGAAAAGGTGACACCCGCCACCTTGTTTCTCTCACCTCCACCACCTATGGTTCTCTCCTCCACATTGACCCACCTAAACCCCATCAAAATCCTACCTTTAAAACTCCAATCCCACAACCAGACCCATAtacaaacccaaacccagaaGAACAACAACACTCATTGTCCCCTGTCTCTGTAATCAACACCTGGGAACTCATGGATGGTCTCGAAGACGACTGTGAACTCCCCAGTTCTTCAATTTTCGACCGCCCAATTGTGATACAGAAAAAACCCAGTTCGTGCAGGTACCCTAGCTCTGATGGGTCAGTGCCAAAACTGTTTGATTTAATTGAATCTACGAAAAAATCTGAACTTTTGTCTCTGAAGTCATCGTCTCCAGTGAAACCACTTTGGCAGCATTTGTCTGAGGAAGCTTTGCTGTCTAAAATGGACCCCAATGTGGTTTCTAGCTATAGGCGTGCATTGTCATCCAGGCAATTGAACTATGCTACTTCCCCTAAAGATATAGCAAGATCATTGGGGTCTAGTCCCATGACTGGTAGTTATTCATTTTCCAATAGTTGGTATAGTTTGCCTGGCTGTGAAGATAAGGTTGTGATTTACTTTACAAGTTTGAGAGGAATTAGAAAGACTTATGAGGATTGTTGTTCGGTTAGGATGATACTTAGGGGCTTTAGAGTGCCGGTAGATGAGAGGGACATATCAATGGATGCAGAGTATCGAAAGGAGTTGCAAAGGGCTCTTGGAGGGAAAGCAATGAGCTTGCCACAAGTGTTTATTAGGGGGAAGTATGTTGGGGGTGCAGAGGAGGTTAAGCAACTCAATGAAGTTGGAGAATTGTCTAATCTTTTGGAAGGGTTTCCTATGAGGGATCCTGGGTCTGTATGCGTGGGGTGTGGAGATGCGAGGTTCGTGCCTTGTCCAAATTGCAATGGCAGTCGGAAGGTGTTTGAAGAGGAGGAAGGAGAGTTGAAAAGGTGCCCAGATTGCAACGAGAACGGGTTGATACGGTGCCCAGGTTGTTGCTGCTCATGA